The following coding sequences lie in one Arachis ipaensis cultivar K30076 chromosome B05, Araip1.1, whole genome shotgun sequence genomic window:
- the LOC110271979 gene encoding uncharacterized protein LOC110271979, translating to MAARSRQAALDEIQGAYRKQYKRIADYCSELLHANPGSSVTLKVQRSPDFEVEDQHQGLNNYCIFQRVYVCLAACKKSFLQCRKGAVIDSNWVDPNDQMLPIAYAVVEAETKDTWKWFLRLLIDDFGAEVIGKTTFMFDQQKGLLPAFDEVIPGVDYRFCVRHLYSNFRKKIFGLHLKQLMWRCAKATHWKEWEKEMQIIRQINSAAQTYEVVNGLSKFAVDLSAHECSCRKWQLSGIPCTHAISCINYKGLDIDGFIDDCYKKPTYVKCYDSVINPLNGPDFREETNFDDVMPPPYRKPSHRPVKKRKKGPNEPPNSSQSHLSRRGQIQRCSNCGESGHKRGGCKKPSLDAQQPRQTASKRTRGGRKPSSIRPKTISKASSQPAMPSASAGLRRSTRSRVASQPQPATTSFQPNSTHSRSKPTSSSTRPNKKRTRSLTQEPPAPKEKGAASSNQPARPVSFSHKIPLHVSPRKLRLMAKLPPRLWEKL from the exons ATGGCAGCAAGGTCTAGACAAGCTGCATTGGATGAGATTCAGGGAGCTTACCGGAAGCAGTACAAAAGGATTGCTGACTACTGCTCCGAGCTGCTACATGCTAATCCAGGGTCCTCAGTGACGCTCAAGGTACAAAGGTCCCCTGATTTCGAGGTTGAGGACCAGCACCAGGGGTTAAACAATTACTGCATTTTTCAAAGGGTATATGTGTGCCTAGCTGCTTGCAAGAAGAGCTTCCTGCAGTGTAGAAA GGGGGCAGTTATTGACAGCAATTGGGTGGATCCCAATGATCAAATGCTTCCAATCGCCTACGCCGTTGTGGAGGCAGAGACTAAAGACACCTGGAAGTGGTTTCTCCGGCTGCTCATTGACGACTTTGGAGCTGAGGTCATTGGGAAAACAACCTTCATGTTTGATCAGCAGAAG GGTCTCTTGCCTGCTTTCGATGAAGTTATTCCAGGAGTGGACTATAGGTTCTGTGTCCGCCATCTTTACAGCAATTTTAGGAAAAAAATTTTTGGGTTACACCTGAAGCAGCTGATGTGGAGGTGTGCAAAGGCTACACACTGGAAGGAATGGGAGAAAGAGATGCAAATCATAAGGCAGATCAAT TCTGCTGCACAAACATATGAGGTTGTTAATGGTTTGTCTAAATTTGCTGTTGATCTTTCTGCTCACGAGTGCTCCTGTAGGAAGTGGCAGCTTAGTGGTATTCCCTGCACCCATGCCATTAGCTGCATCAACTATAAGGGCCTTGACATAGATGGATTTATTGATGACTGCTACAAGAAGCCTACATATGTCAAGTGCTATGATTCAGTCATCAATCCTCTGAATGGCCCAGATTTTAGGGAGGAAACCAACTTTGATGATGTCATGCCCCCTCCTTATCGAAAGCCCAGCCACAGACCagtcaagaagaggaagaaaggacCTAATGAGCCTCCGAACAGCAGCCAGTCCCACTTGTCTAGGAGGGGACAAATCCAAAGGTGCTCAAACTGTGGTGAATCTGGACACAAGAGGGGAGGATGCAAGAAGCCATCCCTGGAT GCCCAACAACCAAGGCAAACTGCTAGCAAAAGGACCAGAGGAGGAAGGAAGCCTTCATCTATCAGACCTAAAACCATATCTAAGGCTTCATCCCAGCCTGCCATGCCATCTGCAAGTGCAGGTTTGAGGAGGTCCACCAGGTCTAGAGTAGCATCTCAGCCCCAACCAGCCACCACCTCTTTTCAGCCCAACTCAACCCATTCCAGGTCCAAGCCCACATCATCCTCTACTAGGCCCAACAAAAAGCGCACTAGAAGCCTTACACAAGAACCACCAGCACCAAAGGAGAAGGGTGCAGCCAGCTCCAACCAACCAGCCAGGCCTGTCTCCTTTAGTCACAAAATTCCACTGCATGTATCTCCTAGAAAGCTGAGGCTCATGGCTAAACTTCCACCAAGACTTTGGGAAAAACTTTAG